From a region of the Eulemur rufifrons isolate Redbay chromosome 7, OSU_ERuf_1, whole genome shotgun sequence genome:
- the ADAMTS13 gene encoding A disintegrin and metalloproteinase with thrombospondin motifs 13 isoform X2: MAPRRATRASPGPPAAAGSCSTCSGRAHCLWDPPQLQPGPERHLGEALPGLYYSADEQCHVAFGPAAVACTFAREDLDMCQALSCHTDPLDQRSCSRLLIPLLDGTECGAGKWCSRGRCLSLLELTPVAAVHGHWSSWGPLSPCSRSCGGGVVTRRRRCNNPRPAFGGRACIGADLQAELCNTQACEKSQLEFMSEQCAETDAQPLHFSPGAPSSYRWGAAALHSQGDALCRHMCRAIGESFIMRRGDSFLDGTRCVPSRPREDGELSLCVSGRCRAFGCDGRMDSQRVWDTCQVCGGDNSTCSPQNGSFTAGRAREYVTFLTVTPNLTSVYVANRRPLFSHLAVRVGGRYVVAGKTRISPSTTYPSLLEDSRVEYTVALTEDRLPRLEEIHIRGRLREAIEIQVYRRYSDEYGDLTRPDITFTYFQPKPQQAWAWAAVRGPCSVSCGAGLRWVTYSCLDQARKEQVEAAWCQGSPRPPAWPEACVPAPCPPYWVAGAFGPCSVSCGGGLRERPLRCVEAQGGLLRTLPPARCRAAAQLPAPAVEPCNSQPCPARWETSAPGPCTSAGGAGLASKNVTCVQGADGLEAPVTSGPGSIGERAPVAELGADSPGEEAPSPSGSARPEARAGHVWTPVAGPCSVSCGRGLMELRVLCMDSALRVPVQEELCDPASKPGSRREVCRAVPCPARWRYKLATCSVSCGGGVVRRTLYCARAQGEDSAEEILPDAQCQGLPRPEPQEACSPEPCPPRWKVTALGPCSASCGLGTARRSVACVQLDRGRDMEVDEAACAALVRPQASVPCLVDDCAYRWHVSAWTECSVSCGDGIQRRQDTCLGPRAGAPVSANFCQHLPKPVTLRGCWAGPCAAEGTPSPAPHEEAAAPGQNTVAPAAAASLEGPQPQAHLHSPASQTLQLLPSRRESPAQPSACGGQHLEPAGTIDMRGLGQADCAVAIGRPLGEVVTLQILESSLNCSAGETLLLWGRLTWRKSCTRLSGKTFSPNTNTLLVRQRRARRAGGVVLRYRSWPALGPVHRECDRQLFGPWGEIVSPSLSPDRKNAGGCRLFIDVAPQARIAIHALAMDMGTGTEGANASYISIRDIHSLKTTTFHGQQVFYWESEGSQAEMEFSQGFLEARGSLQGQYWALQPRAGKEDKRRGPRRALP; the protein is encoded by the exons ATGGCTCCGCGCCGGGCCACGCGGGCCTCGCCTGGTCCGCCTGCAGCCGCCGGCAGCTGCAGCACCTGCTCAG GACGGGCGCACTGCTTGTGGGACCCGCCGCAGCTGCAGCCCGGACCCGAGAGGCACCTCGGCGAGGCGCTGCCCGGCCTCTACTACAGTGCTGATGAGCAGTGCCATGTGGCCTTCGGCCCCGCGGCTGTGGCCTGCACCTTCGCCAGGGAGGACCTC gacatgtgccaggctctgtcctgcCATACAGACCCGCTGGACCAGCGCAGCTGTAGCCGCCTCCTCATTCCCCTCCTGGACGGGACGGAGTGTGGTGCGGGGAAG TGGTGCTCCAGGGGCCGCTGCCTCTCCCTGCTGGAGCTGACCCCCGTGGCGGCAGTGCACGGGCACTGGTCTAGCTGGGGCCCCCTGAGTCCTTGCTCCCGCTCCTGTGGAGGAGGTGTGGTCACCCGGAGGCGACGGTGCAATAACCCCAG ACCTGCCTTTGGGGGGCGTGCGTGCATCGGTGCCGACCTCCAGGCAGAGCTGTGCAACACCCAG GCCTGTGAGAAGAGCCAGCTGGAGTTCATGTCGGAGCAGTGTGCCGAGACCGACGCCCAGCCGCTGCACTTCTCCCCCGGCGCCCCCTCCTCCTACCGCTGGGGCGCGGCCGCCCTGCACAGTCAAG GGGACGCTCTGTGCAGACACATGTGCCGGGCCATTGGCGAGAGCTTCATCATGAGACGTGGAGACAGCTTCCTGGACGGGACCCGGTGTGTGCCCAGCCGCCCTCGGGAGGACGGGGAGCTGAGCCTGTGCGTGTCGGGCCGCTGCAGG GCATTTGGCTGCGATGGCAGGATGGACTCGCAGCGCGTGTGGGACACATGCCAGGTGTGTGGAGGTGACAACAGCACCTGCAGCCCCCAGAACGGCTCTTTCACGGCCGGGAGAGCCAGAG AATACGTCACGTTCCTGACAGTCACGCCCAACCTGACCAGCGTGTACGTCGCCAACCGCAGGCCTCTCTTCTCGCACTTGG CAGTGAGGGTCGGCGGGCGCTACGTGGTGGCCGGGAAGACAAGGATCTCCCCCAGCACCACCTACCCCTCCCTGCTGGAGGACAGCAGAGTCGAGTACACGGTGGCCCTCACCGAGGACCGGCTGCCCCGCCTTGAGGAGATCCACATTCGGGGACGCCTCCGGGAGGCCATCGAGATCCAG GTTTATAGGCGGTACAGCGACGAGTATGGGGACCTCACACGCCCAGACATCACCTTCACCTACTTCCAGCCTAAGCCGCAGCAGGCCTGGGCGTGGGCCGCCGTGCGCGGGCCCTGCTCGGTGAGCTGTGGGGCAG GGCTGCGCTGGGTGACCTACAGCTGCCTGGACCAGGCCAGGAAGGAGCAGGTGGAGGCTGCCTGGTGCCAAGGGAGCCCGCGGCCGCCCGCATGGCCAGAGGCCTGCGTCCCTGCGCCCTGCCCCCCATA CTGGGTGGCTGGAGCCTTCGGCCCATGCAGCGTCTCCTGTGGGGGAGGCCTGCGGGAGCGGCCGCTGCGCTGCGTGGAGGCCCAGGGCGGCCTCCTGAGGACCTTGCCCCCGGCCCGGTGCAGAGCAGCGGCCCAGCTGCCCGCCCCAGCCGTGGAACCCTGcaactcccagccctgccccgccaG GTGGGAGACGTCAGCCCCTGGCCCATGCACGTCGGCCGGTGGAGCAGGCCTGGCCTCGAAGAACGTGACGTGTGTGCAGGGGGCGGATGGCTTGGAGGCTCCAGTGACCTCGGGGCCCGGCTCCATAGGAGAGAGGGCACCTGTTGCTGAG ctgggTGCTGACTCCCCGGGGGAAGAGGCTCCCTCCCCATCGGGCAGTGCCAGGCCGGAGGCTCGTGCGGGACACGTGTGGACCCCTGTGGCGGGGCCCTGCTCCGTCTCCTGTGGGCGAG gcCTGATGGAGCTGCGTGTCCTGTGCATGGACTCCGCCCTCAGGGTGCCTGTGCAGGAGGAGCTGTGTGACCCGGCAAGCAAGCCTGGGAGCCGGCGGGAGGTCTGCCGTGCTGTCCCATGCCCTGCGCG GTGGCGGTACAAGCTGGCAACCTGCAGCGTGAGTTGTGGGGGTGGGGTTGTGCGGAGGACCCTGTACTGTGCCCGGGCCCAGGGGGAGGACAGTGCCGAGGAGATCCTGCCGGACGCCCAGTGCCAGGGGCTGCCTCGCCCAGAGCCCCAGGAGGCCTGCAGCCCGGAGCCCTGCCCGCCCAG GTGGAAAGTCACGGCCCTTGGTCCCTGCTCGGCCAGCTGTGGCCTCGGCACTGCTAGGCGCTCGGTGGCCTGCGTGCAGCTTGACCGAGGCCGGGACATGGAGGTGGATGAGGCGGCCTGTGCAGCTCTGGTGCGGCCCCAGGCCAGCGTCCCCTGCCTTGTTGATGACTGTGCCTACCGGTGGCACGTCAGCGCCTGGACAGAG TGCTCCGTCTCCTGCGGGGATGGCATCCAGCGCCGGCAGGACACCTGCCTTGGACCCCGAGCCGGGGCGCCTGTGTCAGCAAACTTCTGCCAGCACCTGCCCAAGCCGGTGACCCTGCGGGGCTGCTGGGCCGGGCCCTGTGCAGCGGAGGGgacacccagcccagccccccatGAGGAAGCTGCTGCCCCAGGCCAGAACACAGtggcacctgctgctgctgcttccctggaggggccccagccccaggcccacctCCACTCCCCGGCTTCCCAGACCCTGCAGCTCCTGCCCAGTCGCCGGGAAAGCCCAGCGCAGCCCA GTGCCTGTGGAGGGCAGCACCTTGAGCCAGCCGGGACCATTGACATGCGAGGCTTGGGGCAGGCAGACTGTGCGGTGGCCATTGGGCGGCCCCTGGGGGAGGTGGTGACCCTCCAAATCCTCGAGAGTTCCCTCAACTGCAGCGCAG GGGAGACGCTGCTGCTTTGGGGCCGGCTCACGTGGAGGAAGTCGTGCACTAGGCTGTCTGGCAAGACCTTCAGCCCCAACACCAACACGCTGCTGGTGAGGCAGCGCCGTGCAAGGCGGGCAGGCGGAGTGGTGCTGCGGTATCGGAGCTGGCCTGCCCTGGGACCTGTCCACAGAG AATGTGACAGACAGCTCTTTGGACCTTGGGGTGAAATCGTGAGTCCCTCTCTGAGTCCAGACAGGAAGAACGCAGGGGGCTGCAGGCTCTTCATCGACGTGGCCCCCCAGGCCCGAATTGCCATCCATGCCCTGGCCATGGACATGGGCACTGGGACCGAGGGAGCCAATGCCAGCTACATCTCG ATCCGGGACATCCACAGCCTGAAGACCACAACGTTCCACGGGCAGCAGGTGTTCTACTGGGAGTCAGAGGGCAGCCAGGCGGAGATGGAGTTCAGccagggcttcctggaggcgCGGGGCAGCCTGCAGGGCCAGTACTGGGCCCTCCAACCCCGAGCGGGGAAAGAGGACAAGCGGCGGGGGCCCCGCCGGGCTCTGCCTTAG
- the ADAMTS13 gene encoding A disintegrin and metalloproteinase with thrombospondin motifs 13 isoform X1, which yields MCTLHPWARCWPLCVAGVGGVLICACLLVGFRGLPSFQQNFLQAWEQEEVSSHFGPDATCKGVRRQRRAAGGILHLELLVAVGPDVHQAHQEDTERYVLTNLNIGSELLRDPSLGAQFRVHLVKMVILTEPEDAPNITANITASLLSVCEWSRMINPEDDADPGHADLVLYITRFDLELPDGNRQVRGVTQLGGACSTSWSCLITEDTGFDLGVTIAHEIGHSLGLEHDGAPGSGCGPGGHVMASDGSAPGHAGLAWSACSRRQLQHLLSAGRAHCLWDPPQLQPGPERHLGEALPGLYYSADEQCHVAFGPAAVACTFAREDLDMCQALSCHTDPLDQRSCSRLLIPLLDGTECGAGKWCSRGRCLSLLELTPVAAVHGHWSSWGPLSPCSRSCGGGVVTRRRRCNNPRPAFGGRACIGADLQAELCNTQACEKSQLEFMSEQCAETDAQPLHFSPGAPSSYRWGAAALHSQGDALCRHMCRAIGESFIMRRGDSFLDGTRCVPSRPREDGELSLCVSGRCRAFGCDGRMDSQRVWDTCQVCGGDNSTCSPQNGSFTAGRAREYVTFLTVTPNLTSVYVANRRPLFSHLAVRVGGRYVVAGKTRISPSTTYPSLLEDSRVEYTVALTEDRLPRLEEIHIRGRLREAIEIQVYRRYSDEYGDLTRPDITFTYFQPKPQQAWAWAAVRGPCSVSCGAGLRWVTYSCLDQARKEQVEAAWCQGSPRPPAWPEACVPAPCPPYWVAGAFGPCSVSCGGGLRERPLRCVEAQGGLLRTLPPARCRAAAQLPAPAVEPCNSQPCPARWETSAPGPCTSAGGAGLASKNVTCVQGADGLEAPVTSGPGSIGERAPVAELGADSPGEEAPSPSGSARPEARAGHVWTPVAGPCSVSCGRGLMELRVLCMDSALRVPVQEELCDPASKPGSRREVCRAVPCPARWRYKLATCSVSCGGGVVRRTLYCARAQGEDSAEEILPDAQCQGLPRPEPQEACSPEPCPPRWKVTALGPCSASCGLGTARRSVACVQLDRGRDMEVDEAACAALVRPQASVPCLVDDCAYRWHVSAWTECSVSCGDGIQRRQDTCLGPRAGAPVSANFCQHLPKPVTLRGCWAGPCAAEGTPSPAPHEEAAAPGQNTVAPAAAASLEGPQPQAHLHSPASQTLQLLPSRRESPAQPSACGGQHLEPAGTIDMRGLGQADCAVAIGRPLGEVVTLQILESSLNCSAGETLLLWGRLTWRKSCTRLSGKTFSPNTNTLLVRQRRARRAGGVVLRYRSWPALGPVHRECDRQLFGPWGEIVSPSLSPDRKNAGGCRLFIDVAPQARIAIHALAMDMGTGTEGANASYISIRDIHSLKTTTFHGQQVFYWESEGSQAEMEFSQGFLEARGSLQGQYWALQPRAGKEDKRRGPRRALP from the exons ATGTGCACGCTTCACCCCTGGGCCAGATGCTGGCCCCTCTGTGTGGCCGGTGTTGGGGGAGTCCTCATTTGTGCCTGCCTTCTCGTGGGCTTCCGGGGACTCCCCAGTTTCCAGCAG AATTTCCTTCAGgcctgggagcaggaggaggtgTCTTCCCACTTTGGCCCTGATGCTACCTGCAAAG gtgTCAGGAGACAGAGGCGGGCTGCAGGAGGCATCCTGCATCTGGAACTGCTGGTGGCCGTGGGCCCCGACGTCCACCAGGCtcaccaggaagacacagagcGCTACGTGCTCACCAACCTCAACATT GGGTCAGAACTGCTGAGGGACCCGTCCCTGGGGGCTCAGTTCCGAGTGCACCTGGTGAAGATGGTGATCCTCACGGAGCCCGAG GATGCTCCCAACATCACGGCCAACATCACCGCGTCACTGCTGAGCGTCTGTGAGTGGAGCCGGATGATCAACCCCGAGGACGACGCGGATCCTGGGCACGCAGACCTGGTGCTCTACATCACCAG GTTTGACCTGGAGCTGCCTGACGGCAACCGGCAGGTGCGGGGAGTCACCCAGCTCGGGGGCGCCTGCTCCACCTCCTGGAGCTGCCTTATCACTGAGGACACCGGCTTTGACCTGGGGGTCACGATAGCCCACGAGATTGGGCACAG CTTGGGCCTGGAGCACGACGGCGCGCCCGGCAGCGGCTGCGGCCCTGGCGGCCACGTAATGGCGTCCGATGGCTCCGCGCCGGGCCACGCGGGCCTCGCCTGGTCCGCCTGCAGCCGCCGGCAGCTGCAGCACCTGCTCAG CGCAGGACGGGCGCACTGCTTGTGGGACCCGCCGCAGCTGCAGCCCGGACCCGAGAGGCACCTCGGCGAGGCGCTGCCCGGCCTCTACTACAGTGCTGATGAGCAGTGCCATGTGGCCTTCGGCCCCGCGGCTGTGGCCTGCACCTTCGCCAGGGAGGACCTC gacatgtgccaggctctgtcctgcCATACAGACCCGCTGGACCAGCGCAGCTGTAGCCGCCTCCTCATTCCCCTCCTGGACGGGACGGAGTGTGGTGCGGGGAAG TGGTGCTCCAGGGGCCGCTGCCTCTCCCTGCTGGAGCTGACCCCCGTGGCGGCAGTGCACGGGCACTGGTCTAGCTGGGGCCCCCTGAGTCCTTGCTCCCGCTCCTGTGGAGGAGGTGTGGTCACCCGGAGGCGACGGTGCAATAACCCCAG ACCTGCCTTTGGGGGGCGTGCGTGCATCGGTGCCGACCTCCAGGCAGAGCTGTGCAACACCCAG GCCTGTGAGAAGAGCCAGCTGGAGTTCATGTCGGAGCAGTGTGCCGAGACCGACGCCCAGCCGCTGCACTTCTCCCCCGGCGCCCCCTCCTCCTACCGCTGGGGCGCGGCCGCCCTGCACAGTCAAG GGGACGCTCTGTGCAGACACATGTGCCGGGCCATTGGCGAGAGCTTCATCATGAGACGTGGAGACAGCTTCCTGGACGGGACCCGGTGTGTGCCCAGCCGCCCTCGGGAGGACGGGGAGCTGAGCCTGTGCGTGTCGGGCCGCTGCAGG GCATTTGGCTGCGATGGCAGGATGGACTCGCAGCGCGTGTGGGACACATGCCAGGTGTGTGGAGGTGACAACAGCACCTGCAGCCCCCAGAACGGCTCTTTCACGGCCGGGAGAGCCAGAG AATACGTCACGTTCCTGACAGTCACGCCCAACCTGACCAGCGTGTACGTCGCCAACCGCAGGCCTCTCTTCTCGCACTTGG CAGTGAGGGTCGGCGGGCGCTACGTGGTGGCCGGGAAGACAAGGATCTCCCCCAGCACCACCTACCCCTCCCTGCTGGAGGACAGCAGAGTCGAGTACACGGTGGCCCTCACCGAGGACCGGCTGCCCCGCCTTGAGGAGATCCACATTCGGGGACGCCTCCGGGAGGCCATCGAGATCCAG GTTTATAGGCGGTACAGCGACGAGTATGGGGACCTCACACGCCCAGACATCACCTTCACCTACTTCCAGCCTAAGCCGCAGCAGGCCTGGGCGTGGGCCGCCGTGCGCGGGCCCTGCTCGGTGAGCTGTGGGGCAG GGCTGCGCTGGGTGACCTACAGCTGCCTGGACCAGGCCAGGAAGGAGCAGGTGGAGGCTGCCTGGTGCCAAGGGAGCCCGCGGCCGCCCGCATGGCCAGAGGCCTGCGTCCCTGCGCCCTGCCCCCCATA CTGGGTGGCTGGAGCCTTCGGCCCATGCAGCGTCTCCTGTGGGGGAGGCCTGCGGGAGCGGCCGCTGCGCTGCGTGGAGGCCCAGGGCGGCCTCCTGAGGACCTTGCCCCCGGCCCGGTGCAGAGCAGCGGCCCAGCTGCCCGCCCCAGCCGTGGAACCCTGcaactcccagccctgccccgccaG GTGGGAGACGTCAGCCCCTGGCCCATGCACGTCGGCCGGTGGAGCAGGCCTGGCCTCGAAGAACGTGACGTGTGTGCAGGGGGCGGATGGCTTGGAGGCTCCAGTGACCTCGGGGCCCGGCTCCATAGGAGAGAGGGCACCTGTTGCTGAG ctgggTGCTGACTCCCCGGGGGAAGAGGCTCCCTCCCCATCGGGCAGTGCCAGGCCGGAGGCTCGTGCGGGACACGTGTGGACCCCTGTGGCGGGGCCCTGCTCCGTCTCCTGTGGGCGAG gcCTGATGGAGCTGCGTGTCCTGTGCATGGACTCCGCCCTCAGGGTGCCTGTGCAGGAGGAGCTGTGTGACCCGGCAAGCAAGCCTGGGAGCCGGCGGGAGGTCTGCCGTGCTGTCCCATGCCCTGCGCG GTGGCGGTACAAGCTGGCAACCTGCAGCGTGAGTTGTGGGGGTGGGGTTGTGCGGAGGACCCTGTACTGTGCCCGGGCCCAGGGGGAGGACAGTGCCGAGGAGATCCTGCCGGACGCCCAGTGCCAGGGGCTGCCTCGCCCAGAGCCCCAGGAGGCCTGCAGCCCGGAGCCCTGCCCGCCCAG GTGGAAAGTCACGGCCCTTGGTCCCTGCTCGGCCAGCTGTGGCCTCGGCACTGCTAGGCGCTCGGTGGCCTGCGTGCAGCTTGACCGAGGCCGGGACATGGAGGTGGATGAGGCGGCCTGTGCAGCTCTGGTGCGGCCCCAGGCCAGCGTCCCCTGCCTTGTTGATGACTGTGCCTACCGGTGGCACGTCAGCGCCTGGACAGAG TGCTCCGTCTCCTGCGGGGATGGCATCCAGCGCCGGCAGGACACCTGCCTTGGACCCCGAGCCGGGGCGCCTGTGTCAGCAAACTTCTGCCAGCACCTGCCCAAGCCGGTGACCCTGCGGGGCTGCTGGGCCGGGCCCTGTGCAGCGGAGGGgacacccagcccagccccccatGAGGAAGCTGCTGCCCCAGGCCAGAACACAGtggcacctgctgctgctgcttccctggaggggccccagccccaggcccacctCCACTCCCCGGCTTCCCAGACCCTGCAGCTCCTGCCCAGTCGCCGGGAAAGCCCAGCGCAGCCCA GTGCCTGTGGAGGGCAGCACCTTGAGCCAGCCGGGACCATTGACATGCGAGGCTTGGGGCAGGCAGACTGTGCGGTGGCCATTGGGCGGCCCCTGGGGGAGGTGGTGACCCTCCAAATCCTCGAGAGTTCCCTCAACTGCAGCGCAG GGGAGACGCTGCTGCTTTGGGGCCGGCTCACGTGGAGGAAGTCGTGCACTAGGCTGTCTGGCAAGACCTTCAGCCCCAACACCAACACGCTGCTGGTGAGGCAGCGCCGTGCAAGGCGGGCAGGCGGAGTGGTGCTGCGGTATCGGAGCTGGCCTGCCCTGGGACCTGTCCACAGAG AATGTGACAGACAGCTCTTTGGACCTTGGGGTGAAATCGTGAGTCCCTCTCTGAGTCCAGACAGGAAGAACGCAGGGGGCTGCAGGCTCTTCATCGACGTGGCCCCCCAGGCCCGAATTGCCATCCATGCCCTGGCCATGGACATGGGCACTGGGACCGAGGGAGCCAATGCCAGCTACATCTCG ATCCGGGACATCCACAGCCTGAAGACCACAACGTTCCACGGGCAGCAGGTGTTCTACTGGGAGTCAGAGGGCAGCCAGGCGGAGATGGAGTTCAGccagggcttcctggaggcgCGGGGCAGCCTGCAGGGCCAGTACTGGGCCCTCCAACCCCGAGCGGGGAAAGAGGACAAGCGGCGGGGGCCCCGCCGGGCTCTGCCTTAG